The following are from one region of the Variovorax sp. V213 genome:
- a CDS encoding PD-(D/E)XK nuclease family protein → MNEGHPVQALWCDPADGVVARIAGAIAQRQLHAARTVVLVPYAQLMGVARSMWARCGTPGFVPRFETTRNWARSAGGFLPSGYDIAFDMAHDLVTAQALLSQAGFAAERFALAGRVVELAYQLAPLAAAALPEERGGEWAQRAARVAEAGSESEWFRIESALIRVAVAWAANSGYATDVLLRENVRAQVDALIVLEGFQTDPLTQTLCTLWGDRAIHLSLVPTARPATAASAHVAADPEDEAELAAACVLRHLAEGRAPVALITTDRALTRRIGAQLQAEGIAAHDETGWKLSTTRAAATLMSGLRACAHDAGSDQVLDWLKSGADGDAMAVQALEARLRREGVREWSAWCGQVARSEKPQDIALLPFTEAIEGRRMAMAKSRPLADWLRALRELLEAGAQWEPLAADMAGAKVIGALWLDADAHGGDDDFPGGRHTLAEFTAWVRDVLEDASFVPPAGSDTPQVVVLPLHQLLGRAFGAVVIPGCDDRRLPASPEPPGNWSAAQRAELGLPARETLEAAQRSAWAAALCNPCCEILWRQSDASGEPVRPSPLVQALQLDHALQPAADPRTPREVALQPTPYPSPSGALLPLRNISTSVYEDLRRCPYRFFALRQLGLRSADELDAEVDKRDFGNWLHAVLGHFHDALKETPINDVAGRVSLIGAAAEHATREFGLSDAEFLPFAAAWPAVRDGYLQWLAGHEASGAVFMESEPWKEQPLGGLQLVGRLDRIDRMPDGQAFVIDYKTESAAVTKERVKDPTEDTQLAFYAALVADDTLRAAYVNVGEKSSGTQTVEQPVVVEARDALVAGILDDFARIAQGAALPPLGEGAICDYCAARGLCRKDFWEVEQPSLSTPAEGPAK, encoded by the coding sequence ATGAACGAAGGCCACCCCGTCCAGGCCCTGTGGTGCGACCCCGCCGACGGCGTGGTGGCTCGCATTGCCGGCGCCATTGCGCAGCGCCAGCTGCATGCGGCGCGCACCGTGGTGCTGGTGCCGTATGCGCAATTGATGGGCGTGGCGCGCAGCATGTGGGCGCGCTGCGGGACCCCGGGCTTCGTGCCGCGTTTCGAAACCACGCGCAACTGGGCGCGCAGCGCGGGTGGGTTCCTGCCCTCGGGCTACGACATCGCATTCGACATGGCGCACGACCTGGTCACGGCCCAGGCGCTGCTCTCGCAGGCAGGTTTTGCCGCCGAGCGCTTTGCGCTGGCCGGGCGCGTGGTCGAGCTGGCCTATCAGCTGGCCCCGTTGGCGGCAGCGGCGCTGCCCGAAGAGCGGGGCGGCGAATGGGCGCAGCGGGCAGCCCGCGTGGCCGAGGCGGGCAGCGAATCGGAGTGGTTTCGCATCGAGAGCGCGCTGATCCGCGTCGCGGTGGCCTGGGCCGCCAACTCCGGCTACGCCACCGACGTGCTGCTGCGCGAGAATGTGCGCGCGCAGGTCGACGCGCTCATCGTGCTCGAGGGCTTCCAGACCGATCCGCTCACGCAGACGCTCTGCACCTTGTGGGGCGACCGCGCGATTCATCTCTCGCTGGTGCCCACGGCTCGGCCAGCCACGGCCGCGAGCGCACATGTCGCCGCCGATCCCGAAGACGAGGCGGAACTCGCGGCCGCCTGCGTGCTGCGGCACCTGGCCGAAGGCCGTGCACCGGTCGCGCTGATCACCACCGACCGCGCGCTCACCCGGCGCATTGGCGCGCAGCTCCAGGCGGAGGGCATCGCGGCGCACGACGAAACCGGCTGGAAGCTTTCCACCACGCGCGCCGCCGCCACCCTGATGAGCGGGCTGCGCGCCTGCGCGCACGACGCGGGCAGCGACCAGGTGCTCGATTGGCTCAAGAGCGGCGCCGACGGCGATGCCATGGCCGTCCAGGCGCTCGAGGCCCGGCTGCGGCGTGAAGGCGTACGCGAGTGGTCCGCCTGGTGCGGGCAGGTCGCGCGCAGCGAGAAGCCGCAGGACATCGCGCTGCTGCCGTTCACCGAAGCCATCGAAGGCCGCCGCATGGCCATGGCCAAGTCGAGGCCCCTGGCCGACTGGCTGCGCGCGCTGCGCGAGTTGCTGGAGGCCGGTGCCCAATGGGAGCCGCTCGCAGCCGACATGGCCGGCGCCAAGGTGATCGGTGCGCTGTGGCTCGATGCCGACGCGCACGGCGGTGATGACGACTTTCCCGGCGGACGCCACACGCTGGCCGAGTTCACGGCCTGGGTGCGCGACGTACTGGAAGACGCCAGCTTCGTGCCGCCCGCCGGCAGCGACACGCCCCAGGTGGTGGTGTTGCCGCTGCACCAGTTGTTGGGCCGCGCGTTCGGCGCAGTGGTCATTCCGGGCTGCGACGACCGGCGCCTGCCGGCCTCTCCCGAGCCGCCAGGCAATTGGAGCGCCGCCCAGCGCGCCGAGCTGGGCCTGCCCGCGCGCGAAACCCTCGAGGCCGCGCAACGCTCTGCCTGGGCTGCGGCCCTGTGCAACCCATGCTGCGAAATTCTGTGGCGGCAGTCCGATGCCAGCGGCGAGCCCGTTCGCCCGAGCCCGCTGGTGCAGGCGCTGCAGCTCGACCACGCCTTGCAGCCGGCGGCAGACCCGCGCACGCCGCGCGAAGTGGCGCTGCAGCCGACCCCGTACCCGTCGCCGTCCGGGGCGCTGCTGCCGCTGCGCAACATCTCGACCAGCGTCTATGAAGACCTGCGCCGCTGCCCGTACCGCTTCTTTGCGCTGCGGCAACTCGGCCTGCGCAGCGCCGACGAGCTCGACGCCGAGGTCGACAAGCGCGACTTCGGCAACTGGCTGCATGCCGTGCTGGGCCACTTCCACGATGCGCTGAAAGAGACGCCGATCAACGATGTTGCCGGGCGCGTGTCGCTCATCGGCGCGGCGGCCGAGCACGCCACGCGCGAATTCGGGCTGTCCGATGCCGAGTTCCTGCCGTTCGCCGCGGCGTGGCCGGCCGTGCGCGACGGCTACCTTCAGTGGCTTGCCGGGCACGAGGCCAGCGGCGCCGTCTTCATGGAATCCGAGCCCTGGAAGGAGCAGCCGCTGGGCGGCCTGCAACTGGTCGGCCGGCTGGACCGCATCGACCGCATGCCCGACGGCCAGGCCTTCGTGATCGACTACAAGACCGAGTCCGCCGCGGTGACCAAGGAGCGCGTCAAGGACCCGACCGAGGACACCCAGTTGGCCTTCTATGCCGCGCTGGTGGCCGACGACACGCTGCGCGCGGCCTACGTCAACGTCGGCGAGAAGTCGTCCGGCACGCAGACCGTCGAGCAGCCCGTGGTGGTGGAAGCGCGCGATGCGCTGGTGGCGGGCATCCTCGATGACTTCGCCCGCATCGCGCAAGGCGCGGCGCTGCCGCCGTTGGGCGAAGGCGCGATCTGCGACTACTGCGCGGCACGCGGTCTCTGCCGCAAAGACTTCTGGGAGGTCGAACAGCCTTCGCTTTCGACTCCGGCGGAAGGGCCTGCGAAATGA
- a CDS encoding oxidoreductase — protein sequence MTSRTLRAGLVGYGFAGQTFHAPVLSAVPGLELAAVASSQPHKVRAEWPGVAVVPDVAALVAREDIELVVVATPNAQHYPVAKVALEAGKHVVVDKPFTLDVAEARELELLSRRNNRVLAVYQNRRFDADYLTLKDLLATGELGRPVYLESHFDRFRPEVRDRWREQKVPGAGLWVDLGAHLVDQAVQLFGAPDTLQLDTAALRDGAQVEDYFHAVLRYESGPHAPLRVVLHATTLAAHAAPRYILHGTRGSYVKYGVDPQEDALRAGKRPPAAGWGADPLDGQLTVYGADGVPQSSTLPTRAGNYVAYYAAVRDAILGNGPNPVPPEQAVALMELLDLGARSAAEGKALRT from the coding sequence ATGACCTCCAGAACGTTGCGCGCCGGCCTCGTTGGCTACGGCTTTGCCGGCCAGACTTTCCATGCACCGGTGCTTTCGGCCGTTCCAGGGCTCGAATTGGCGGCGGTGGCGAGCTCGCAGCCGCATAAAGTGCGTGCCGAATGGCCCGGGGTGGCGGTCGTGCCCGATGTGGCAGCGCTCGTCGCCCGGGAAGATATCGAGCTGGTGGTGGTGGCCACGCCCAATGCCCAGCACTACCCCGTTGCCAAGGTCGCCCTGGAAGCCGGCAAGCACGTGGTGGTGGACAAGCCTTTCACCCTTGACGTGGCCGAAGCCAGGGAGCTCGAATTGTTGTCTCGGCGCAACAATCGTGTGTTGGCTGTTTATCAGAACCGCCGCTTCGACGCCGACTACCTCACGCTCAAGGACCTGCTGGCCACCGGCGAACTCGGCCGGCCGGTGTACCTGGAGTCGCATTTCGACCGCTTCCGCCCCGAGGTGCGCGACCGCTGGCGCGAGCAGAAGGTGCCCGGCGCCGGCCTGTGGGTCGATCTGGGTGCCCATCTGGTCGACCAGGCGGTCCAGCTGTTCGGAGCGCCTGACACGCTGCAGCTCGACACCGCGGCCCTGCGAGACGGCGCGCAGGTCGAAGACTATTTTCATGCCGTGCTGCGCTACGAAAGCGGTCCCCATGCGCCGCTGCGCGTGGTGCTGCATGCCACCACGCTGGCAGCCCATGCCGCGCCGCGCTACATCCTGCACGGCACGCGCGGCAGCTACGTCAAGTACGGCGTCGATCCGCAGGAAGATGCGCTGCGCGCCGGGAAGCGACCGCCGGCCGCAGGGTGGGGCGCCGATCCGCTCGACGGCCAGCTCACCGTGTACGGCGCCGATGGCGTCCCGCAAAGCAGTACCCTGCCTACGCGGGCCGGCAACTACGTTGCGTACTACGCCGCGGTTCGCGACGCGATCCTCGGCAACGGCCCGAATCCCGTCCCGCCCGAACAGGCCGTCGCGCTGATGGAACTGCTGGATCTTGGCGCACGCAGTGCCGCCGAGGGCAAAGCGCTGCGCACATGA
- the pstB gene encoding phosphate ABC transporter ATP-binding protein PstB, translating to MPNTVAQPSRSKISVKDLNFYYGKFHALKGINLEIPENKVTAFIGPSGCGKSTLLRTFNRMFELYPEQRAEGTIALDGENLLTSKQDVALIRAKVGMVFQKPTPFPMSIYDNIAFGVKLFENLSASEMDDRVEWALKKAALWTEVRDKLQQSGSGLSGGQQQRLCIARGIAIKPEVLLLDEPCSALDPISTAKIEELIAELKNEYTVVIVTHNMQQAARCSDYTAYMYLGDLIEFGATEQMFFKPQRKETEDYITGRFG from the coding sequence ATGCCAAACACCGTCGCACAACCGTCGCGCTCGAAGATCTCGGTCAAGGACCTGAACTTCTACTACGGCAAGTTCCACGCGCTCAAGGGCATCAACCTCGAGATCCCCGAGAACAAGGTCACGGCCTTCATCGGCCCGTCGGGCTGTGGCAAGTCGACCCTGCTGCGCACCTTCAACCGCATGTTCGAGCTCTATCCCGAGCAGCGCGCCGAAGGCACCATTGCGCTGGACGGCGAGAATCTGCTCACGTCCAAGCAGGACGTGGCGCTGATCCGCGCCAAGGTCGGCATGGTGTTCCAGAAGCCCACGCCGTTCCCGATGTCGATCTACGACAACATCGCCTTCGGCGTGAAGCTGTTCGAGAATCTGAGCGCGAGCGAAATGGACGACCGCGTCGAGTGGGCGCTCAAGAAGGCCGCGCTCTGGACCGAGGTGCGCGACAAGCTGCAGCAAAGCGGCTCGGGCCTTTCCGGCGGCCAGCAGCAGCGCCTGTGCATTGCCCGCGGCATTGCCATCAAGCCCGAAGTGCTGCTGCTCGACGAACCTTGCTCCGCACTCGACCCGATCTCGACCGCGAAGATCGAGGAGTTGATCGCAGAGCTGAAGAACGAGTACACCGTGGTCATCGTGACGCACAACATGCAGCAGGCCGCACGTTGCAGCGACTACACCGCGTACATGTACCTGGGCGACCTGATCGAGTTCGGCGCGACGGAACAGATGTTCTTCAAGCCGCAGCGCAAGGAGACCGAGGACTACATCACTGGCCGTTTCGGCTGA
- the phoU gene encoding phosphate signaling complex protein PhoU, translating to MTEKHLSSQFDSELNGVSSRVMELGGMVEAQIHQAVYALLQFDPEAADRVMETENRVNAMEIEIDRELSSIIARRQPTARDLRLLIAISKTTANLERVGDEANKIARMVKSIIESGSARALPSNELRIAADLASGLLRTALDAFARLDTAAALSILKDDDLIDKEFDGFVRKLVTYMMEDPRTISASLDLLFLAKAIERIGDHAKNIAEFIIYIVKGADVRHTSMQEIESALK from the coding sequence ATGACTGAAAAACATCTCTCCAGCCAGTTCGACAGCGAACTCAACGGCGTTTCGTCGCGCGTGATGGAACTCGGCGGCATGGTCGAGGCGCAGATCCACCAGGCGGTGTACGCGCTGCTGCAGTTCGACCCCGAAGCGGCCGACCGCGTGATGGAAACCGAAAACCGCGTCAACGCGATGGAGATCGAGATCGACCGCGAGCTGTCGTCGATCATTGCGCGGCGCCAGCCGACGGCGCGCGACCTGCGCCTCTTGATCGCCATCTCCAAGACCACGGCCAACCTGGAGCGCGTGGGCGACGAAGCCAACAAGATCGCGCGCATGGTCAAGTCGATCATCGAAAGCGGTTCGGCCCGCGCATTGCCCTCGAACGAGCTGCGTATCGCGGCCGACCTGGCGTCGGGCCTTTTGCGCACCGCCCTGGACGCGTTCGCGCGCCTCGACACGGCCGCCGCGCTGTCGATCCTGAAGGACGACGACCTGATCGACAAGGAATTCGACGGCTTCGTGCGCAAGCTGGTCACCTACATGATGGAAGACCCGCGCACGATCTCGGCCAGCCTCGACCTGCTGTTCCTGGCCAAGGCCATCGAACGCATTGGAGACCACGCCAAGAACATCGCCGAATTCATCATCTACATCGTCAAGGGCGCCGATGTGCGGCACACTTCGATGCAAGAGATCGAATCGGCGCTGAAGTAA
- a CDS encoding MATE family efflux transporter, with protein sequence MIGERGLIARHAGTVLVGQLAVMAFGVTDTIVAGRYAESALAALSVGAAIFISVFVSLMGVLQALLPVWAELHGADRRSEVGRSVRQSLYLSAITIAIGMVVLLFPGAVLRWTQVPPDMRAGVEAYLAVLAFALPPALLFRLFSTLNQSLGKPQIVTWLQLGSLFVKLPLSIWFTFGGAGLPAMGLVGCAWATLCVNWTMLACAVWLLRSSSFYKDYRLWERIEAPDWRQIRQFASLGIPGGLAVLVEVTSFTLMALFIARQGTAAAAAHQIASNLLAVAYMVPLSLGIATSARVSFWLGAGHAARARRACRMGFELTALCALFFAGAMVALRFRLAHVYSDNPAVIALAAALLLVVAVYHFADALQTLCVFVLRCYRVTLVPLVIYCTLLWGFGLGGSYLLAYRGLGPWPAMQSPMAFWLMSAGALAVTALLFGALLRWTMRRSFR encoded by the coding sequence GTGATCGGCGAACGAGGTCTGATCGCGCGGCACGCCGGCACGGTGCTGGTCGGCCAACTGGCCGTGATGGCGTTCGGCGTGACCGACACCATCGTGGCCGGGCGCTATGCCGAGAGCGCGCTGGCCGCGCTGTCGGTGGGTGCGGCCATCTTCATCAGCGTATTCGTCTCGCTGATGGGCGTGCTGCAGGCGCTGCTGCCGGTGTGGGCCGAGCTGCACGGCGCCGACCGCAGGAGCGAAGTGGGCCGTTCCGTGCGGCAGTCGCTCTACCTGAGCGCCATCACCATCGCCATCGGCATGGTCGTGCTGCTGTTCCCCGGCGCCGTGTTGCGATGGACCCAGGTGCCTCCCGACATGCGCGCCGGCGTGGAGGCGTATCTCGCGGTACTCGCCTTCGCGCTTCCGCCCGCCCTGCTCTTCCGCTTGTTCAGCACACTGAACCAGAGCCTCGGCAAACCGCAGATCGTGACCTGGCTGCAGCTGGGCTCGCTGTTCGTGAAGCTGCCGCTGTCGATCTGGTTCACCTTCGGCGGCGCCGGCCTGCCGGCCATGGGACTGGTGGGCTGCGCGTGGGCCACGCTCTGCGTGAACTGGACCATGCTGGCCTGCGCGGTCTGGCTCCTGCGCAGCAGTTCCTTCTACAAGGACTACCGCCTCTGGGAGCGCATCGAGGCGCCCGACTGGCGGCAGATTCGCCAGTTTGCGAGCCTGGGCATTCCAGGCGGGCTGGCGGTGCTGGTGGAGGTGACCTCGTTCACGCTGATGGCGCTGTTCATCGCTCGCCAGGGCACGGCAGCGGCGGCCGCGCACCAGATTGCCTCGAACCTGCTGGCGGTGGCCTACATGGTGCCGCTCTCGCTCGGCATTGCCACCAGCGCGCGCGTGAGCTTCTGGCTCGGTGCCGGGCATGCGGCCCGGGCCCGCCGCGCCTGCCGCATGGGCTTCGAGCTCACCGCTCTCTGCGCACTGTTTTTTGCCGGGGCGATGGTGGCGCTGCGCTTCAGGCTGGCCCATGTGTATTCGGACAACCCGGCCGTGATAGCGCTCGCCGCAGCGCTGCTGCTGGTGGTCGCGGTCTACCACTTCGCCGATGCGCTGCAGACGCTGTGCGTGTTCGTGCTGCGCTGCTACCGTGTCACGCTGGTGCCGCTGGTCATCTATTGCACCCTGCTCTGGGGCTTCGGACTCGGCGGGAGCTACCTGCTGGCCTACCGGGGCCTCGGGCCCTGGCCCGCAATGCAGTCGCCTATGGCGTTCTGGCTCATGAGCGCGGGCGCGCTCGCTGTCACAGCCCTGTTGTTCGGCGCGCTGCTGCGGTGGACGATGCGGCGTTCATTTCGCTAG
- the rho gene encoding transcription termination factor Rho — protein MHLNELKALHVSEVLKQAEALEIENVGRMRKQELMFAIIKKRAKAGEQVFADGVLEILPDGFGFLRSPDTSFTASTDDIYISPSQVRRFNLHTGDMIEGEVRTPKDGERYFALTKLDKVNDGPPEQNKHKVMFENLTPLFPKEQMKLERDGVKSDENITGRIIDIIAPIGKGQRALLVAPPKSGKTVMMQHIAHAISANYPEVHMMVLLVDERPEEVTEMQRTVKGEVIASTFDEPAARHVHVAEMVIERAKRLVELKKDVVILLDSITRLARAYNNVVPSSGKVLTGGVDSNALQRPKRFLGAARNVEEGGSLTIIGTALIDTGSRMDEVIFEEFKGTGNSEIHLDRRLYEKRVFPSIQLNRSGTRREELLLAPEILQKTRILRQLMYNMDEIESMELMLKNMKATKTNVEFFDMMRRGG, from the coding sequence ATGCACTTAAACGAACTCAAGGCACTCCACGTGTCTGAAGTCCTCAAGCAGGCTGAAGCGCTTGAGATCGAAAACGTCGGCCGCATGCGCAAGCAGGAGCTGATGTTCGCGATCATCAAGAAGCGCGCCAAGGCCGGCGAGCAGGTCTTTGCCGACGGCGTGCTCGAAATCCTGCCCGACGGCTTCGGCTTTCTGCGCAGCCCCGACACCAGCTTCACGGCCAGCACGGACGACATCTACATCTCGCCGAGCCAGGTGCGCCGCTTCAACCTGCACACCGGCGACATGATCGAAGGCGAAGTGCGCACGCCCAAGGACGGCGAGCGCTACTTCGCGCTGACCAAGCTCGACAAGGTCAACGACGGCCCGCCCGAGCAGAACAAGCACAAGGTGATGTTCGAGAACCTGACTCCGCTGTTCCCCAAGGAACAGATGAAGCTGGAACGCGACGGCGTCAAGAGCGACGAGAACATCACAGGCCGGATCATCGACATCATCGCCCCCATCGGCAAGGGCCAGCGCGCCCTGCTGGTGGCGCCGCCCAAGAGCGGCAAGACGGTGATGATGCAGCACATCGCCCACGCCATCAGCGCCAACTACCCCGAAGTGCACATGATGGTGCTGCTGGTGGACGAGCGGCCTGAAGAAGTGACCGAAATGCAGCGCACCGTGAAGGGCGAGGTCATTGCCTCGACCTTCGACGAGCCCGCAGCGCGCCACGTGCACGTGGCCGAAATGGTGATCGAGCGCGCCAAGCGCCTGGTCGAGCTCAAGAAGGACGTGGTGATCCTGCTGGACTCCATCACGCGCCTTGCCCGCGCCTACAACAACGTCGTGCCCTCGTCGGGCAAGGTGCTGACCGGCGGCGTCGACTCCAACGCGCTGCAGCGCCCCAAGCGCTTCCTGGGCGCCGCGCGCAACGTGGAAGAAGGCGGCTCGCTCACCATCATCGGCACCGCGCTGATCGACACCGGCAGCCGCATGGACGAAGTGATCTTCGAAGAGTTCAAGGGCACCGGCAACTCCGAAATCCACCTGGACCGCCGCCTGTACGAAAAGCGCGTGTTCCCGTCGATCCAGCTCAACCGCAGCGGCACCCGGCGCGAAGAACTGCTGCTCGCCCCCGAGATCCTGCAGAAGACCCGCATCCTGCGCCAGCTCATGTACAACATGGACGAGATCGAGTCGATGGAGCTGATGCTCAAGAACATGAAGGCGACCAAGACCAATGTCGAGTTCTTCGACATGATGCGTCGCGGCGGGTAA
- the phoR gene encoding phosphate regulon sensor histidine kinase PhoR, translated as MPFRIATFLIASLAIGAGAAAIFGWKFGWLGAWLGAALWLALDAWRAERLLRVLRNDASGLPTRGAGVWGELSERIRKLLREREQQTRQAEDRLQEFLAAIQASPNGVILLDEQGRIEWCNQTAASQFGIDAERDLLQHLANLVRDPAFVAYLASWNYSRDVVIDASGPRQAQQRSHPVRLSVQVHPYAGNRRMLLTRDITALEQAEAMRRDFVANVSHEIRTPLTVLAGFVETLQNLPLDADERARYLSLMGQQSHRMETLVNDLLTLSRLEGSAAPSGNQWIRIRALLAQCEDEARGLSGRLAPQGHRLSFSIEAESEISGAPTELQSAMSNLLSNAIRYTPGGGEVAVSWRLLPEGRGEYAVRDTGPGIAAEHIPRLTERFYRIDRSRSRETGGTGLGLAIVKHIAQRHGAELRIESTVGKGSRFALVFPATRVREARVLAK; from the coding sequence ATGCCTTTTCGCATTGCTACATTTCTCATAGCGTCCCTCGCAATAGGAGCGGGCGCCGCAGCCATTTTTGGCTGGAAGTTCGGGTGGCTGGGCGCCTGGCTGGGCGCGGCGCTGTGGCTCGCGCTTGATGCGTGGCGGGCCGAGCGCCTGCTGCGTGTGCTGCGCAACGACGCGTCTGGCCTGCCGACCCGTGGCGCCGGCGTGTGGGGCGAGCTGTCGGAACGCATCCGCAAGCTGCTGCGCGAACGCGAGCAACAGACGCGGCAGGCCGAAGACCGGCTGCAAGAGTTCCTGGCGGCCATCCAGGCGTCTCCCAACGGCGTGATCCTGCTGGACGAGCAGGGCCGCATCGAATGGTGCAACCAGACGGCGGCCAGCCAGTTCGGCATCGATGCCGAGCGAGATCTTCTGCAGCATCTTGCGAACCTCGTGCGCGACCCGGCGTTCGTGGCCTATCTTGCGTCGTGGAACTACAGCCGCGACGTCGTCATCGATGCCTCCGGCCCGCGCCAGGCACAGCAGCGCAGCCATCCGGTGCGCCTGTCGGTGCAGGTGCATCCGTATGCGGGCAATCGCCGCATGCTGCTGACGCGCGACATCACGGCACTGGAGCAGGCGGAGGCCATGCGGCGCGACTTCGTCGCCAACGTTTCGCACGAAATCCGCACGCCACTCACCGTGCTGGCGGGTTTTGTCGAAACCCTGCAGAACCTGCCCCTCGACGCGGACGAGCGCGCCCGCTATCTGTCGCTGATGGGCCAGCAGTCGCACCGCATGGAAACGCTGGTGAACGATCTGCTGACGCTCTCGCGCCTCGAGGGCAGCGCGGCGCCGTCGGGCAACCAGTGGATCCGCATCCGCGCGCTGCTCGCGCAGTGCGAGGACGAGGCCCGCGGGTTGTCGGGCCGGCTGGCGCCGCAGGGCCATCGCCTTTCCTTCAGCATCGAGGCCGAGTCCGAGATCTCGGGCGCACCGACCGAATTGCAAAGCGCCATGTCGAACCTGCTGAGCAATGCCATCCGCTACACGCCAGGCGGCGGCGAGGTGGCGGTGAGCTGGCGGCTGCTGCCCGAAGGGCGCGGTGAATACGCGGTGCGCGATACCGGCCCCGGCATTGCCGCCGAGCACATTCCGCGTTTGACCGAGCGCTTCTATCGCATCGATCGCAGCCGCTCGCGCGAGACCGGCGGCACTGGGCTGGGCCTGGCGATCGTGAAGCACATCGCGCAGCGGCATGGCGCCGAGTTGCGCATCGAGAGCACGGTGGGCAAGGGCTCGCGCTTTGCACTGGTGTTCCCCGCAACCCGGGTGCGCGAAGCGCGGGTGCTAGCGAAATGA
- the phoB gene encoding phosphate regulon transcriptional regulator PhoB: MKKPRVLIVEDESSIAELIAVNLRHNGFEPIWSEDGVAAQREIDAFLPDLILLDWMLPGQSGLQLARQWRKDARTKAVPILMLTARGDEPDKVAGLDAGADDYITKPFSTQEMLARIRAVLRRRAPEVVTERVEIGELALDTATHRVTWQGNALKVGPTEFKLLAYLMQHAERVHSRAQLLDKVWGDHVYIEERTVDVHVKRLRESLGAASPMVETVRGAGYRLTAQVTV, translated from the coding sequence ATGAAGAAACCCCGAGTCCTGATCGTCGAAGACGAATCCTCGATCGCCGAGCTGATCGCCGTCAATCTGCGCCACAACGGCTTCGAGCCGATCTGGTCGGAAGATGGCGTCGCAGCGCAGCGCGAAATCGACGCCTTCCTGCCGGACCTGATCCTGCTCGACTGGATGCTGCCCGGCCAGAGCGGCCTGCAGCTCGCGCGCCAGTGGCGCAAGGACGCGCGCACCAAGGCCGTTCCCATCCTGATGCTGACCGCGCGCGGCGACGAGCCCGACAAGGTGGCCGGCCTCGATGCGGGCGCCGACGACTACATCACCAAGCCGTTCTCCACGCAAGAAATGCTCGCGCGCATCCGCGCGGTGCTGCGCCGGCGCGCGCCCGAAGTGGTCACGGAACGCGTGGAAATCGGCGAGCTCGCGCTCGACACCGCCACGCACCGTGTCACCTGGCAGGGCAATGCGCTCAAGGTGGGACCGACCGAATTCAAGCTGCTGGCCTACCTGATGCAGCACGCGGAGCGCGTGCACAGCCGGGCGCAATTGCTCGACAAGGTCTGGGGCGACCATGTTTATATCGAGGAACGCACGGTCGACGTGCATGTCAAGCGCCTGCGCGAATCGCTGGGTGCTGCTTCGCCCATGGTTGAAACGGTGCGCGGAGCCGGTTATCGCCTGACGGCCCAAGTCACGGTTTGA
- a CDS encoding type B 50S ribosomal protein L31 codes for MAKEGIHPNYREVLFVDMSNGFKFVTRSCANTKEMGKTDDGRELPLFKLDTTSESHPFYTGTQKSVDNMGGRVEKFRNRFGKTTGAASK; via the coding sequence ATGGCAAAAGAAGGCATCCACCCGAATTACCGCGAAGTTCTGTTCGTCGACATGTCGAACGGCTTCAAGTTCGTGACCCGTTCGTGCGCGAACACCAAGGAAATGGGCAAGACCGACGACGGCCGCGAACTGCCGCTGTTCAAGCTCGACACCACGAGCGAATCGCACCCGTTCTACACCGGCACGCAAAAGTCGGTCGACAACATGGGCGGTCGCGTCGAGAAGTTCCGCAACCGCTTCGGCAAGACCACCGGCGCTGCTTCCAAGTAA
- the trxA gene encoding thioredoxin TrxA produces the protein MASDLIKHISDSSFEADVLKSSQPVLVDYWAEWCGPCKMIAPILDEVSTAYEGKLQIAKLNVDENRDIPAKFGIRGIPTLMLFKDGQLAATKVGAMSKAQLTAFIDQQLA, from the coding sequence ATGGCCAGCGACCTGATCAAACACATCTCCGATTCTTCCTTCGAAGCCGACGTGCTCAAGTCCAGCCAGCCCGTGCTGGTCGACTACTGGGCCGAATGGTGCGGTCCCTGCAAGATGATTGCACCCATACTCGACGAAGTGTCGACCGCCTATGAAGGCAAGCTGCAGATCGCCAAGCTCAATGTCGACGAGAACCGCGACATCCCGGCCAAGTTCGGCATCCGCGGCATTCCCACGCTCATGCTGTTCAAGGACGGCCAGCTGGCCGCCACCAAGGTCGGCGCCATGAGCAAGGCGCAACTCACCGCCTTCATCGACCAGCAACTCGCCTGA